One Mercurialis annua linkage group LG3, ddMerAnnu1.2, whole genome shotgun sequence DNA window includes the following coding sequences:
- the LOC126674295 gene encoding (-)-isopiperitenol/(-)-carveol dehydrogenase, mitochondrial-like, with protein sequence MATAAPSARVDSSKLQDKVAIITGGASGIGEATALLFAEHGARAVVIADIQDEKGQQLAESIGKNRSTYIHCDVTDETQVKSLVESTVNLYGRLDVMFCNAGIFSSSIQNILDFDMAAYEKLFSVNVSGVVASLKHAARAMVEGGVSGSIICTASIAATAEGDRFTDYAMSKCAVLGLMRRASRQLAKHGIRVNCVSPSPIGTPMAIKALGVSNQEEAEKAFESSYRLKGVLKVKHVADAVLFLACQDSEFVTGHNLVVDGAYRN encoded by the coding sequence ATGGCCACCGCGGCACCATCGGCAAGGGTTGACAGTAGTAAGCTACAAGATAAGGTAGCCATCATCACTGGTGGTGCTAGCGGCATCGGTGAGGCTACTGCCTTACTCTTTGCAGAGCACGGCGCACGTGCCGTTGTGATTGCAGATATTCAGGATGAAAAGGGTCAACAACTTGCTGAATCCATCGGCAAGAATCGATCAACCTACATCCACTGTGACGTAACCGACGAGACTCAAGTCAAGTCTCTAGTCGAATCCACTGTAAATTTATACGGCCGGCTCGATGTCATGTTTTGCAACGCAGGCATTTTCAGCTCTAGCATCCAGAATATCCTCGACTTTGACATGGCTGCCTATGAAAAACTGTTTTCTGTCAACGTCAGCGGAGTAGTTGCGAGTCTAAAACATGCAGCACGAGCGATGGTGGAGGGAGGAGTAAGCGGTAGTATCATTTGTACAGCAAGCATTGCAGCTACTGCAGAAGGAGACAGGTTTACAGATTATGCGATGTCAAAGTGTGCCGTGTTGGGATTGATGAGGCGGGCAAGTAGGCAGCTGGCCAAGCATGGGATACGAGTAAACTGTGTGTCTCCAAGTCCCATTGGGACTCCGATGGCGATCAAGGCGCTCGGAGTGAGCAATCAGGAGGAAGCAGAGAAGGCGTTTGAATCGAGTTATCGATTGAAAGGCGTGCTGAAAGTGAAACATGTGGCGGATGCTGTGTTGTTTCTTGCCTGTCAAGATTCTGAGTTTGTCACTGGTCATAATTTAGTTGTAGATGGTGCGTACAGAAATTGA
- the LOC126674293 gene encoding LRR receptor-like serine/threonine-protein kinase FEI 1, whose amino-acid sequence MRVLVLVSFLLSLATSFSGSSLALTEDGLTLLEMKSTLNDTRNVLANWLATDESPCKWTGISCNDQRVSSINLPYMQLGGIISASIGKLSRLQRLALHQNGLHGIIPNEITNCTELRAVYLRANYLQGGIPSDIGNLSHLTILDLSSNLLKGAIPSSVGRLTRLRHLNFSTNFFSGEIPDFGALSTFGNNSFIGNADLCGRQVHKPCRTSMGFPAVLPHAASDEAAVPPKRSSHYIKGVLISGMALMALTLAVLLAFLWICLLSKKERAAKKYTEVKKQVHQESSTKLITFHGDLPYPSCEIIEKLESLDEEDVVGAGGFGTVYRMVMNDCGTFAVKRIDRSREGSDQAFERELEVLGSIKHINLVNLRGYCRLPMSKLLIYDYLALGSLDDILHEHKGEQHLNWSARLKIALGSARGLAYLHHDCNPKIVHRDIKSSNILLNENLDPHVSDFGLAKLLVDEDAHVTTVVAGTFGYLAPEYLQSGRATEKSDVYSFGVLLLELVTGKRPTDPEFVKRGLNVVGWMNTLLKENRLEDVVDKKCSDVDMESVEAILEIAARCTDAISDDRPTMNNVSQLLEQEVMSPCPSDYYESQSDYS is encoded by the exons ATGAGGGTTCTTGTTTTGGTTTCTTTTCTACTTTCTTTAGCAACTTCTTTCAGTGGTTCCTCTCTTGCTCTCACTGAAGATG gtCTTACATTGTTGGAAATGAAGAGCACATTGAATGATACTAGAAATGTGCTAGCTAACTGGCTAGCTACTGATGAATCTCCTTGCAAATGGACTGGTATTTCTTGCAATGACCAAAGAGTTAGCTCAAT AAACCTGCCTTACATGCAATTGGGAGGGATTATATCTGCTAGCATTGGGAAACTTAGTAGACTACAGAGGCT TGCACTTCACCAAAATGGTTTACATGGAATTATTCCTAATGAGATCACCAATTGTACTGAGCTTAGAGCAGT GTACTTGAGAGCTAATTATCTTCAGGGAGGCATTCCATCAGATATTGGAAACCTTTCTCATCTCACAATTCT GGATTTGTCAAGCAATTTGCTAAAAGGTGCTATACCTTCATCTGTTGGTCGTCTTACACGTTTGCGCCATCT GAATTTCTCTACCAACTTTTTCTCTGGTGAAATCCCCGATTTTGGAGCTCTAAGCACTTTTGGGAACAACTC GTTTATCGGCAATGCAGATCTTTGCGGTAGACAAGTGCACAAGCCATGTCGAACTTCAATGGGATTTCCTGCAGTACTACCACATGCTGCAAGTGATGAAGCAGCAG TTCCTCCAAAACGATCCTCCCATTACATCAAAGGGGTGCTGATAAGTGGAATGGCCTTAATGGCACTTACATTAGCAGTGCTTCTTGCATTTCTCTGGATTTGCTTGCTATCAAAGAAGGAACGAGCAGCTAAGAAATACACAGAAGTCAAAAAGCAAGTTCATCAAGAATCAA GTACAAAGCTTATTACTTTCCACGGCGACTTGCCATACCCTTCCTGTGAAATCATAGAAAAGCTAGAGTCCCTGGATGAGGAGGATGTTGTAGGAGCTGGAGGGTTTGGTACTGTATACCGTATGGTCATGAATGATTGTGGAACATTTGCTGTCAAAAGGATAGACAGGAGTCGTGAAGGATCTGATCAAGCATTTGAGAGAGAGTTGGAGGTTTTGGGTAGCATCAAGCATATCAATTTGGTAAACCTGAGAGGCTATTGCAGACTTCCAATGTCAAAGCTTCTGATATATGATTATCTGGCCTTGGGAAGTTTGGATGATATTTTGCACG AACATAAAGGGGAACAACATCTAAATTGGAGTGCTCGTTTAAAGATAGCTCTAGGTTCTGCCCGGGGGCTAGCATACTTGCACCATGACTGCAACCCAAAGATAGTTCATCGCGATATAAAATCAAGTAACATTCTCCTTAATGAAAATTTGGATCCTCATGTCTCTGATTTTGGTCTTGCCAAACTTTTGGTCGATGAGGATGCCCATGTCACAACTGTAGTTGCTGGCACTTTTGGATATTTGGCACCAG AGTACTTGCAAAGTGGGAGAGCCACTGAGAAGTCGGATGTTTATAGCTTTGGGGTTCTCTTGCTAGAGCTAGTCACTGGAAAAAGGCCTACCGATCCAGAATTCGTAAAAAGAGGCTTAAATGTTGTGGGTTGG ATGAACACCTTATTAAAAGAAAACCGGTTAGAAGACGTGGTGGATAAAAAATGCAGTGATGTAGATATGGAAAGTGTCGAAGCAATTCTTGAAATAGCAGCAAGATGCACGGATGCAATCTCTGATGATCGGCCAACAATGAACAATGTATCGCAGTTGTTAGAGCAAGAAGTAATGTCTCCTTGCCCAAGTGATTATTACGAGTCGCAATCTGATTATTCCTAA